Proteins encoded within one genomic window of Marasmius oreades isolate 03SP1 chromosome 6, whole genome shotgun sequence:
- the GPA1_5 gene encoding guanine nucleotide-binding protein subunit alpha, with the protein MGNCVSQQGREDKERSDAIDKQIEDDAKRFKRECKILLLGSGESGKSTVVKQMRIIHKDGFPDSERATYAPIVYRNVLDSAQAIIVMMRKLNIDCETYSNRPLADKIVDYKLDESTAFVLSPDIAEAIHQFRKDPVVNKIIDEHGSEFYLMDSADYFFTEVLRIGSPDYLPNETDVLRARQKSTGITETRFSMGQLSIHMFDVGGQRSERRKWIHCFESVTSIIFCTALSEYDQVLLEEKSQNRMTESLVLFESIINSRWFLRTSIILFLNKIDVFKKKLPKVPLERYFSEYTGGNDINKAAKYILWKFMQANRARLSVYPHLTQATDTTNIRLVFAAVKETILQNALKASGIL; encoded by the exons ATGGGCAACTGTGTATCGCAGCAAGGCCGAGAAGACAAGGAGCGAAGTGATGCTATCGACAAGCAGATAGAGGACGATGCAAAACGCTTTAAGCGTGAATGCAAAATCCTTCTACTTG GTTCTGGCGAGTCAGGGAAATCGACAGTCGTGAAGCAAATGCGCATTATTCACAAAGACGGCTTCCCCGATTCTGAACGGGCAACATATGCACCCATCGTGTATCGAAACGTTCTTGATTCCGCTCAGGCGATTATTGTCATGATGAGGAAGCTCAATATCGACTGCGAAACCTACTCGAATAGGCCTTTGGCTGACAAGATTGTCGACTACAAACTCGACGAGAGCACTGCATTTGTCCTCAGCCCTGATATTGCTGAAGCGATACATCAGTTCCGAAAGGATCCTGTAGTCAACAAAATCATCGATGAGCACGGGAGCGAATTCTACCTCATGGATAGTGCAGACTA CTTTTTCACCGAGGTTCTGAGAATTGGCTCCCCGGACTACCTTCCCAACGAAACGGATGTGTTGAGAGCACGACAGAAGAGCACAGGCATTACCGAAACCCGTTTCTCTATGGGCCAACTTTC AATACACATGTTCGACGTTGGCGGTCAACGTTCTGAACGTCGGAAGTGGATCCACTGCTTTGAATCAGTCACTAGCATCATCTTCTGTACCGCCTTGAGCGAGTACGACCAGGTCCTGCTCGAAGAAAAAAGTCAGAATCGAATGACCGAATCACTCGTCCTCTTCGAATCTATCATCAACTCGCGTTGGTTCCTTCGAACATCAATCATCCTTTTCCTCAACAAGATAGACGTCTTCAAGAAAAAATTGCCAAAAGTACCACTGGAAAGATATTTCTCCGAGTACACTGGGGGCAACGATATCAACAAGGCTGCCAAGTACATTCTATGGAAATTCATGCAAGCAAATAGGGCCAGGCTTAGTGTCTACCCACA TCTCACTCAAGCGACCGATACGACGAACATCAGATTAGTGTTTGCAGCTGTCAAGGAAACGATTTTGCAAAATGCGTTGAAAGCTAGTGGAATTCTGTGA